In Candidatus Edwardsbacteria bacterium, one genomic interval encodes:
- a CDS encoding Omp28-related outer membrane protein — MAEDFTATWCSFCPDAAKALDSIYRVAEDSFIIIAYHPSGTDPFQTQASVDRANYYALEFYPTVFFNGGYTTSSSTLVGSFGANTYDSCRIRYDSIKEAGSSLEMAVNYLNYDDISKSGQMEVKAKNTSAFPLNGTVQFLVLERGIPYAWQTMDELDFLVRDMLPDAGGEAVSIPAGDSISVTRNFNIGSDWAFGNCHFVAFVQTADHQITQAAQAFGPSLVLEHKTLSEVTGNNNGFYEPGETGNITVWVKNKWADAQGARVRIASADTFINITNDMFTIGNMTEGDTVDNQSMPFEFQVLSNANMAEGHLVTVKIFCELYHPGLSDTAITFVDSVRFQVGSPNTIYFEDFESGLGSWATGYVGNFAVWDTIDSDYYSSNHCITDSKGGNYPNTSSHWIQMTSGIDLRPYSTASLSWWEKYYTDDTGDRCRLERSLNGGANWSEIQSHYGVQPAWTKRTVDLTNFCGDTISNFRLRFKMTSNSSLSADGWYVDDVMILGYTKTGVSSDDRPLSPIIGMKLEQNYPNPFNRNTSIRFTLSASSPVKLNVYDITGRLVRNMADGIHERGSYSIIWDGRDNNGRRVSNGVYFYRLDAGGGQKTMKAVLVQ; from the coding sequence GTGGCAGAAGATTTCACAGCCACTTGGTGCTCTTTCTGTCCCGATGCAGCCAAGGCTCTTGACAGTATCTATCGTGTGGCTGAGGATTCTTTCATCATAATTGCCTACCATCCTTCGGGCACTGACCCATTTCAAACCCAGGCTTCGGTGGACCGGGCTAATTATTATGCCCTTGAGTTTTACCCAACAGTATTTTTCAACGGTGGATATACTACTTCATCGTCAACCCTAGTCGGTAGTTTTGGTGCTAATACTTATGATTCATGCAGAATAAGATATGACAGTATAAAGGAAGCAGGCAGCTCTTTGGAAATGGCAGTGAATTATTTAAACTATGATGACATATCCAAGAGCGGCCAGATGGAGGTGAAAGCCAAGAACACTTCCGCATTTCCGTTAAACGGCACAGTACAATTCTTGGTCTTGGAGCGGGGTATCCCTTATGCCTGGCAAACAATGGATGAACTGGATTTTCTAGTCCGGGACATGCTTCCCGATGCCGGTGGCGAAGCGGTTTCCATTCCCGCAGGGGACAGCATTTCTGTCACTAGGAACTTTAACATAGGCTCAGATTGGGCATTTGGGAATTGTCACTTTGTGGCGTTTGTCCAGACAGCCGACCATCAGATAACACAAGCTGCCCAGGCCTTCGGGCCGAGTTTGGTGCTGGAGCATAAAACTTTATCAGAGGTGACGGGGAACAATAACGGCTTTTACGAACCTGGAGAGACAGGCAACATAACGGTCTGGGTCAAGAACAAATGGGCCGATGCCCAGGGGGCCAGGGTGAGGATAGCCAGCGCCGATACCTTTATCAACATAACTAATGATATGTTTACCATCGGGAACATGACAGAAGGAGATACGGTCGACAACCAGAGCATGCCATTTGAGTTCCAGGTTCTATCCAACGCCAATATGGCCGAAGGTCATTTGGTTACCGTAAAGATATTTTGTGAGCTCTATCATCCGGGGCTGTCCGACACGGCAATTACTTTCGTGGATTCCGTGCGGTTTCAGGTGGGCTCTCCCAATACCATCTACTTTGAAGATTTCGAAAGCGGCCTGGGTAGTTGGGCTACCGGATATGTAGGCAATTTCGCGGTGTGGGACACCATAGATTCCGACTACTATTCCTCCAACCATTGCATCACCGACAGCAAGGGCGGGAACTATCCCAACACCAGCAGCCATTGGATCCAGATGACCAGCGGGATTGACTTACGCCCGTACAGCACTGCCAGCCTGTCTTGGTGGGAGAAGTATTACACTGATGATACCGGGGACAGGTGCCGGCTGGAAAGGTCGCTCAACGGAGGAGCCAACTGGTCGGAGATACAGTCACATTATGGAGTGCAGCCCGCCTGGACCAAGAGGACGGTTGATCTGACCAATTTTTGCGGGGATACCATCAGCAATTTCCGTCTCCGTTTTAAGATGACCAGCAACAGCAGTTTGTCCGCCGACGGATGGTATGTTGATGATGTGATGATCTTGGGTTACACCAAGACCGGGGTAAGTTCCGATGATCGTCCGCTATCTCCAATAATCGGAATGAAGCTAGAGCAGAATTACCCAAATCCCTTCAACAGAAACACCAGCATCAGATTCACCTTATCCGCCAGCAGTCCGGTTAAGCTGAACGTCTATGATATTACCGGCCGGCTGGTCAGGAATATGGCTG